The nucleotide sequence GGGATTTAGAGATTTAAAATACTCAAATTTAAACGGACTTAATGTCGTTTCAAAGGGGTTAGAACATCCCGGATAATCGCGTAAAATTAAAACGTAACTATTGGGGTTAATATTCTGGGAAGCCTCTAAAATATCTTTAACATAAGATTGAATCCCACCTTCACAAGAAAAAACAGCTAAAAAGCACCAAATTAAACGATTTTGATTTAAGTTTAGGTATTTTTTAAATAACATATCTGGGTTTCAAGGATATATTGTTCCAGGCACAAAAAATCAGCAAGCAGCGAGCGTGTTTACAGCAACTTCCGTGTCTTCGTGTCTTTGTGTCTTTGTGGTTAAATTAGGCTTGACCCTTCTGAAGACTTCTATTCCTATAAAAAACGATACCTGTGATCGCCCCCAAGATTTAGCCTAACACGCTACCCTGGTAAACTCACAGGTATCCAATAATTTTCAGATCAAGTCTGTTTAAAAGCCTAAAGTTAAAGACTTGTCGATGGGAAGTGCCGCCCCAATTCCTAACCACAGCGTTACTAAAGTTCCAAACAGGAAAATTGCAGTCGCCACAGGACGACGGAACGGGTTTTGGAACTTGTTAACATTTTCAATCAGAGGAATTGCCATTAAACCCACAGGAATCGAAGACATCATCATGATTCCTAACAGTTTATTGGGAACCACCCGCAAAATTTGGAAGGTGGGCCACAAATACCATTCGGGCAGAATTTCTAAAGGCGTTGCGAAGGGATTAGAGGGTTCTCCTACCATCGCGGGGTCAAGAACGGACAACGCCACCACTAAACCGAAAGTTCCCAAAATCACAACGGGGAACGTATATAACAAGTCATTCGGCCAAGCAGGTTCACCATAATAGTTGTGACCCATGCCTTTAGCTAATTTAGCCCGAAGAACGGGATCACTGAGATCCGGCTTTTTTAAGATGGACATGATAAACAGTGCGCTCCTTTTTGAGGAAATCTAACAGATTTTTGCCGAGCCTGTAGGTTTACAGGGGGCCAGAAATCCCTTGCTTCCGAATCATCAGGAAGTGGGCTAACATAAAGACGGCAATCAGCCAAGGCAGCACAAAAGTATGTAAGCTGTAGAAACGGCTGAGGGTGCTTTGACCGACGGCGGTACTTCCCCGCATCAGTTCAACAATGGTCGAACCCACAACAGGAATCGCTTCAGGAACCCCGGATACAATTTTTACCGCCCAGTAACCGAGTTGATCCCAAGGCAGAGAATAGCCCGTTACCCCAAAGGAAACCGTGATCACCGCTAAAATCACACCTGTAATCCAGGTTAATTCACGGGGTTTCTTGAAACCGCCCGTCAGATACACGCGGAAAACGTGCAGAATCATCATTAACACCATCATACTGGCAGACCAGCGATGGATAGAACGAATTAGCCAACCAAAGCTTACATCCGTCATAATGTACTGAACAGAATTAAAGGCTTCTGTGACGGTCGGCTTGTAATAGAACGTCATCGCAAATCCAGTGGCAAACTGGATTAAAAAGCAAACTAAAGTAACTCCACCCAAGCAATAGAAGATGTTGACATGAGGTGGGACATACTTACTCGTAATGTCATCCTCAAGTGCTTGGATTTCCAGCCGTTCATCAAACCACTTGAAAGTCTGAGTTTCTTTGATTCCCTTAGAAAACATGAAGCTAGAATTCCTAAAAATTAATTGCTGTCTATTATCGTTCCTTTTAGCCATCATTAAGAGATGTCTTCAGGCTGGACTTTTGGCAGCCAGAGGAACCTGGCAATCAATAAGCCGTAACCATAAGGAGCAGGGGCTTCGGTTTGCTCCGATTGAAAGCTTAGGCTAACCGCCTGGTGTGTTCTCCCCTACGATCAAAAATGTAACATAACTTCAACTCAATTTTCACAAAAGTTGAGAATCAACATCGGATGCTGAGAGTCCCTAACGGTCTTAGTTTAAAATCAAGTTCAAGGTTCTTCAGGGGTTAATCTCAAACCCGAATATTAAAATAGCGTTTTATCACCACCATGCACAAAAGAGTTTTTCAAATCCTATTGCTGATCATTCTGCAAATCACCTTAACCTGGCTCTCTTGGACAACCCCAGTTTTTGCCTTGACCGAAGACCAAAAGCTTTTTAGCGAAAGTTGGCGCATTATTAATCGAGCTTATGTGGATGAAAGCTTCAACCATCAAAATTGGTGGTCTATCCGTGAACAACTATTGCGACAACCCTTTAAAACCAGGGACGACGCTTATGATGCCATTGAGAAAATGTTAGCCACCTTGGATGACCCCTTTACTCGTCTGTTACGACCGGATCAATATCGCAGTTTACAGGTCAATACCTCCGGGGAACTCATGGGTGTGGGCTTACAAATAGCCCTAGATGCAGAAACCGGAGATTTAACCGTCATTACTCCCTTAGATGGTTCTCCAGCCGAACAAGCCGGAATTCAACCCCGTGATCGGATTTTGAAGATTGATGGCTTTCCCACCTCTGAATTAACCCTAGATGAATCTGCTACCCGGATGCGGGGGCCTAGGGGGACTCGCGTTACCTTAACCCTATTACGAGATGGTAGCACCACCCCGGAAGATGTTCTCCTGGTTCGAGATCGAATTACTCTCAACTCCGTGATTGCAGAACTGCGGTCTGATTTAAGACAAACTCCTTTCGGTTATATTCGTTTAAGTCAATTTAGCGCTAATGCTACCGAAGAAGTTGCCCATGCGATTCAATCTTTGGAGCAACAAGGGGCAAAAGCCTATATTTTGGATTTAAGAAATAATCCCGGTGGTTTATTACAATCGGGAATAGAAATTGCCCGTCTTTGGTTAGATGAAGGTACAATTGTTTATACGGTTAATCGTCAGGGAATATTAGGAAGTTTTGAAGCGGTAGGTTCAGCTTTAACCCAAGCTCCTTTAGTGGTTTTAGTTAATCCTGGAACGGCGAGCGCGAGTGAGATTTTAGCCGGAGCATTACAAGATAATCATCGGGCTATTTTAGTGGGGGATAAAACCTTTGGTAAAGGGTTAATTCAATCCTTATTTGATTTATCCGATGGCGCTGGGTTAGCGGTAACAGTTGCTAAATATGAAACGCCCAATCATACTGATATTAATAAATTAGGGATTATGCCTGATCGGGTGATTCCTTCAGAAGCATTATTTCGGAATCAAGTCGCAACGGAAGCCGATCAACAATATCAAGCGGCTTTGGAATTGCTGTCCTCTCAAGTTGTAATTGCTAAAAACGGATAATATGTTGGATTATGATCTGGTGATTTTAGGGGGGAGTTTAACGGGACGGTATGCGGCTTTGTTAGCGGCTCAAATGCAAGCACGGGTCGCTTTAGTTGAACCCAAAGAACCCAGTTTAAAACAGGGATATCAAGAGTTATTTCCCTTGGCTGCATCTGTCCAAAATCTTCGGCAAATACCCCTCCCAGAAAACTGTAATTCCCGTTCTCCTTTGAATGGGAAACAAGCAAAACTTTGGGGAGATTTGATCAGAGCAAATTGTGCCGAGATTTATTCTCCTCAACGGTTAGCCAGTTGGGGAATTGATCTGATTATGGGTCAAGGAGAATTTATTCAGTCTCCCCGTCTAGGATTTAGTATTAATAGCCGAATTTTGCGATCGCGGACTTATTTATTAGCTCTAGCATCCCCACCCAAAATTCCCCCCATTGAAGGGTTATTATCGACAGGATTTATCACCTCAAAAACCCTAGATTTATTTTTGGATAAACGACAGAATGGCTCTGAAACTGTTCGCCAACGGTTAGCTATTATTGGCGGTGATCCAACGGGTGTTGAGTTGGCTCAACTGTTAACCCGTTTGGGAATAGAAGTGATTATGGTTGTCAAAGGATCTCAAATTTTAGGTAAAGAAGATCCCGAAGCGGTGCAGTTAATTCAAGCACAATTAGAGGCAGAAGGCGTTAGAATTTTTACCCAAACTCCGGTAATTCAAGTTAAACAAATTGAGGATAAAAAATGGGTTCAAGCCGGAAATACTGCCCTAGAAGTCGATGAAATTCTGGTTGCTTGTGGCTCTCAAACGGATTTAGAAGGTTTAAATTTAAACCGGGTTGGAGTTATTTTTCAAGGCAATAATTTGGACTTTAATGAAAAATTACAAACCTCAAATCCTAGAATTTATGGGTGTGGAGAGATTTTAGGAGGTTATTCCTTTGAACATATTGCCCAATATGAAGCCCAAATTGCCATCAAAAATGCCCTATATTGGCCGAAGTTTAAGGTCAATTATCAAGGCATTCCTTGGGCTATTTTTTCTGACCCTCAATTAGCGCGAGTCGGGTTAACAGAAACCCAAGCTAAACGACGGTATGGAACTCAGGTTATTGTAGAACGACAATCGCTGAAAATGATCGCTCACGCTCACATTTGGGGAGAAACAACGGGATTTTGTAAACTTGTTGGACTATCTAATGGTAAACTATTAGGGGCTACGGTGGTGGGTTCCCAAGGGAGTGAGTTCATTCATACCCTCGCCTTAGCTATTCGTCAA is from Planktothrix serta PCC 8927 and encodes:
- the petD gene encoding cytochrome b6-f complex subunit IV, with product MSILKKPDLSDPVLRAKLAKGMGHNYYGEPAWPNDLLYTFPVVILGTFGLVVALSVLDPAMVGEPSNPFATPLEILPEWYLWPTFQILRVVPNKLLGIMMMSSIPVGLMAIPLIENVNKFQNPFRRPVATAIFLFGTLVTLWLGIGAALPIDKSLTLGF
- the petB gene encoding cytochrome b6 codes for the protein MFSKGIKETQTFKWFDERLEIQALEDDITSKYVPPHVNIFYCLGGVTLVCFLIQFATGFAMTFYYKPTVTEAFNSVQYIMTDVSFGWLIRSIHRWSASMMVLMMILHVFRVYLTGGFKKPRELTWITGVILAVITVSFGVTGYSLPWDQLGYWAVKIVSGVPEAIPVVGSTIVELMRGSTAVGQSTLSRFYSLHTFVLPWLIAVFMLAHFLMIRKQGISGPL
- the ctpA gene encoding carboxyl-terminal processing protease CtpA; translation: MHKRVFQILLLIILQITLTWLSWTTPVFALTEDQKLFSESWRIINRAYVDESFNHQNWWSIREQLLRQPFKTRDDAYDAIEKMLATLDDPFTRLLRPDQYRSLQVNTSGELMGVGLQIALDAETGDLTVITPLDGSPAEQAGIQPRDRILKIDGFPTSELTLDESATRMRGPRGTRVTLTLLRDGSTTPEDVLLVRDRITLNSVIAELRSDLRQTPFGYIRLSQFSANATEEVAHAIQSLEQQGAKAYILDLRNNPGGLLQSGIEIARLWLDEGTIVYTVNRQGILGSFEAVGSALTQAPLVVLVNPGTASASEILAGALQDNHRAILVGDKTFGKGLIQSLFDLSDGAGLAVTVAKYETPNHTDINKLGIMPDRVIPSEALFRNQVATEADQQYQAALELLSSQVVIAKNG
- a CDS encoding dihydrolipoyl dehydrogenase family protein, encoding MLDYDLVILGGSLTGRYAALLAAQMQARVALVEPKEPSLKQGYQELFPLAASVQNLRQIPLPENCNSRSPLNGKQAKLWGDLIRANCAEIYSPQRLASWGIDLIMGQGEFIQSPRLGFSINSRILRSRTYLLALASPPKIPPIEGLLSTGFITSKTLDLFLDKRQNGSETVRQRLAIIGGDPTGVELAQLLTRLGIEVIMVVKGSQILGKEDPEAVQLIQAQLEAEGVRIFTQTPVIQVKQIEDKKWVQAGNTALEVDEILVACGSQTDLEGLNLNRVGVIFQGNNLDFNEKLQTSNPRIYGCGEILGGYSFEHIAQYEAQIAIKNALYWPKFKVNYQGIPWAIFSDPQLARVGLTETQAKRRYGTQVIVERQSLKMIAHAHIWGETTGFCKLVGLSNGKLLGATVVGSQGSEFIHTLALAIRQGVNLKTLAEFPAIIPTFSEVYHQSAIAWVNQRRRQNTVLFDGIENLFHWRRYWGN